Proteins found in one Halobaculum sp. MBLA0147 genomic segment:
- a CDS encoding protein sorting system archaetidylserine synthase (This PssA-like phosphatidyltransferase, along with a PssD-like decarboxylase, is required in Haloarchaea for the archaeosortase ArtA to replace the PGF-CTERM sorting signal with a C-terminal lipid anchor.), with the protein MSSRPRFLRRLGLADAVTVANAALGLVTAVVVWFDTGLAARLLLVAAVADGLDGVVARHVGGTTVGPYLDSLADVASFGIAPALLAVVVALPEPPASRPLWSGTVIAVAAVYVAFAVVRLGVYTVEDEDSVVTHGVQTTLAGTVLAATVLAGLATPVVVVALAAVLAPAMVTPVAYPDLHAQDALVMGVVQAVAVLTTGRLGETFAFALLFLAVGYAVLGPRFYWRDTGETDGDAERAVDAEDGEDGNAERSVASESGEPTECVDPADAR; encoded by the coding sequence ATGTCGTCGCGCCCGCGGTTCCTCCGCCGGCTCGGGCTCGCGGACGCCGTCACGGTCGCGAACGCGGCGCTGGGGCTCGTCACGGCGGTCGTCGTCTGGTTCGACACCGGACTCGCGGCGCGGTTGCTGTTGGTGGCCGCGGTCGCGGACGGCCTCGACGGCGTCGTCGCCCGTCACGTCGGTGGGACCACGGTCGGGCCGTACCTCGACTCGTTGGCGGACGTGGCGTCGTTCGGGATCGCACCCGCCCTGCTCGCGGTCGTCGTCGCACTCCCGGAGCCGCCCGCGAGTCGGCCGCTCTGGAGCGGCACCGTGATCGCGGTCGCGGCGGTGTACGTCGCCTTCGCGGTGGTGCGACTCGGCGTCTACACCGTCGAGGACGAGGACAGCGTGGTGACTCACGGCGTGCAGACGACGCTGGCGGGGACGGTCCTCGCCGCGACGGTGCTCGCCGGGTTGGCGACACCGGTCGTCGTCGTCGCGCTCGCGGCGGTGTTGGCACCCGCGATGGTCACGCCCGTCGCGTACCCGGATCTCCACGCGCAGGACGCGCTCGTGATGGGTGTCGTCCAGGCCGTCGCGGTGCTGACGACCGGTCGCCTCGGGGAGACGTTCGCCTTCGCGCTGTTGTTCCTCGCCGTCGGCTACGCGGTGTTGGGGCCGCGGTTCTACTGGCGCGACACCGGCGAGACGGACGGAGACGCCGAGCGAGCGGTCGACGCGGAGGACGGCGAGGACGGGAACGCGGAGCGATCGGTCGCGTCGGAGAGCGGCGAGCCGACAGAGTGTGTCGATCCCGCCGACGCTCGGTGA
- a CDS encoding plastocyanin/azurin family copper-binding protein: MRRRRFLAAVGTAATVGSAGCAGFEPLADDYDVGMTAQAYRPREVTVAVGDTVVWKNTSTRAHSVTAYGDSQPDGAAYFATGGFDDTATAREAWDDNRGVITNGETFEHTFETPGRHDYFCIPHETAGMVGAVIVEA, translated from the coding sequence ATGCGACGACGCCGCTTCCTCGCCGCCGTCGGCACCGCGGCCACGGTCGGGTCGGCCGGGTGTGCCGGATTCGAGCCGCTGGCGGACGACTACGACGTAGGGATGACCGCACAGGCGTACCGTCCTCGGGAGGTGACCGTCGCGGTCGGCGACACGGTGGTGTGGAAGAACACCTCGACGCGAGCACACTCCGTCACCGCGTACGGCGACAGCCAGCCCGACGGGGCGGCGTACTTCGCGACCGGTGGGTTCGACGACACCGCGACCGCCCGCGAGGCGTGGGACGACAACCGCGGCGTCATCACCAACGGTGAGACGTTCGAACACACCTTCGAGACGCCGGGACGACACGACTACTTCTGTATCCCACACGAGACCGCCGGGATGGTCGGTGCCGTGATCGTCGAGGCGTAG